From Camelus dromedarius isolate mCamDro1 chromosome 2, mCamDro1.pat, whole genome shotgun sequence, one genomic window encodes:
- the NCK1 gene encoding SH2/SH3 adapter protein NCK1 isoform X3, with translation MDWLNVFKDFFSIGKVKRKPSVPDSASPADDSFVDPGERLYDLNMPAYVKFNYMAEREDELSLIKGTKVIVMEKCSDGWWRGSYNGQVGWFPSNYVTEEGDSPLGDHVGSLSEKLAAVVNNLNTGQVLHVVQALYPFSSSNDEELNFEKGDIMDVIEKPENDPEWWKCRKINGMVGLVPKNYVTIMQNNPLTSGLEPSPPQCDYIRPSLTGKFAGNPWYYGKVTRHQAEMALNERGHEGDFLIRDSESSPNDFSVSLKAQGKNKHFKVQLKETVYCIGQRKFSTMEELVEHYKKAPIFTSEQGEKLYLIKHLS, from the exons atggaTTGGCTAAAcgtctttaaagattttttca GCAttggaaaagtgaaaagaaagcctAGTGTGCCAGATTCTGCGTCTCCTGCTGATGATAGCTTTGTTGACCCAGGGGAACGTCTCTATGACCTCAACATGCCTGCTTATGTGAAATTTAACTACATGGCCGAGAGAGAGGATGAATTATCATTGATAAAAGGAACGAAGGTGATCGTCATGGAGAAATGCAGTGATGGGTGGTGGCGGGGTAGCTACAATGGACAAGTTGGATGGTTCCCTTCAAACTATGTAACCGAGGAAGGGGACAGTCCTTTGGGTGACCATGTGGGTTCTTTGTCAGAGAAATTAGCAGCAGTCGTCAATAACCTAAATACTGGGCAAGTGTTACACGTGGTACAGGCGCTCTACCCATTCAGCTCGTCCAACGATGAAGAACTTAATTTTGAGAAAGGAGATATAATGGATGTTATTGAAAAACCTGAAAATGACCCCGAGTGGTGGAAATGCAGGAAGATCAATGGAATGGTTGGTCTGGTGCCAAAAAACTATGTTACCATTATGCAGAATAATCCCTTAACCTCAGGTTTGGAACCATCGCCTCCACAGTGTGATTACATTAGGCCTTCACTCACTGGAAAATTTGCTGGCAATCCATGGTATTATGGGAAAGTGACCAGGCACCAAGCAGAGATGGCATTAAATGAAAGAGGGCACGAAGGTGATTTCCTCATTCGTGATAGTGAATCTTCG ccaAATGATTTCTCAGTATCACTAAAAGcacaagggaaaaacaaacattttaaagtcCAACTAAAAGAGACTGTCTACTGCATTGGGCAGCGTAAATTCAGCACCATGGAAGAACTTGTAGAACATTACAAAAAGGCACCAATCTTTACAAGTGAACAAGGAGAAAAATTGTATCTTATCAAGCATTTATCATGA